One genomic segment of Streptomyces sp. NBC_00239 includes these proteins:
- a CDS encoding NAD(P)/FAD-dependent oxidoreductase, which translates to MTSTASASGAESHRHDVIVVGARCAGAPTAMLLSRLGHRVLLVDRATFPSDTISTHLIHPPGLAALERWGLLDRVVETGCPAIHTYAFDLDPFLIVGSPAGEGFDVSYAPRRTVLDKILVDAAAESGAEVREGFTVEEILFDGGTVTGIKGHGKDGRTATEHARIVVGADGVHSSVARATDATGYAEKPKINAYYYAYWAGLPMDGTFEAYDREGRAFAAWPTNDDQTLVICAWPMRDFEANRDDVEGNYHAALARAPAFAERVSKATRTERFVGMAIPNYFRKPYGPGWILVGDAGYLKDPITAQGIQDAFRDAERCTRALDDVLVGRRPFDEAMRACQETRDSEVMSMYEFTADFAALEPPPPEMQELLLAVSRSRSAQDEFARVTAGVTRPEEFFARMQERMEHQTPNAA; encoded by the coding sequence GTGACCAGCACAGCCAGCGCGTCCGGTGCCGAAAGCCACCGCCACGACGTGATCGTCGTCGGAGCACGGTGCGCAGGAGCCCCGACCGCCATGCTCCTGTCCCGCCTCGGTCACCGGGTCCTCCTCGTCGACCGGGCTACCTTTCCGAGCGACACGATCTCCACCCACCTGATCCATCCGCCGGGCCTGGCTGCGCTCGAACGCTGGGGACTGCTGGACCGCGTAGTCGAAACGGGCTGCCCCGCCATCCATACCTACGCGTTCGATCTCGACCCCTTCCTCATCGTCGGCTCTCCTGCCGGTGAGGGATTCGACGTCTCCTACGCCCCGCGCCGCACGGTCCTGGACAAGATCCTGGTCGACGCCGCCGCGGAATCGGGCGCCGAGGTCCGCGAGGGATTCACCGTCGAGGAGATCCTGTTCGACGGCGGGACGGTCACCGGCATCAAGGGCCACGGCAAGGACGGCAGGACGGCCACGGAGCACGCCCGGATCGTCGTCGGAGCGGACGGAGTCCACTCCTCCGTCGCCCGGGCGACGGACGCCACGGGCTACGCGGAGAAACCCAAGATCAACGCCTACTACTACGCCTACTGGGCCGGTCTGCCGATGGACGGGACGTTCGAGGCGTACGACCGCGAGGGCCGCGCCTTCGCCGCATGGCCAACCAATGACGACCAGACGCTGGTCATCTGCGCCTGGCCCATGCGCGACTTCGAGGCCAACCGCGACGATGTCGAAGGCAACTACCACGCCGCCCTGGCCCGCGCGCCGGCCTTCGCCGAACGGGTCTCGAAAGCCACTCGGACCGAGCGGTTCGTCGGCATGGCCATCCCCAACTACTTCCGCAAGCCCTACGGTCCCGGCTGGATCCTCGTCGGAGACGCCGGATACCTCAAAGACCCCATCACCGCGCAGGGCATCCAGGACGCCTTCCGCGACGCAGAACGGTGCACCCGGGCACTCGACGACGTACTCGTCGGCCGCCGGCCCTTCGACGAAGCCATGCGGGCGTGCCAGGAGACTAGAGACTCCGAGGTCATGAGCATGTACGAGTTCACGGCCGACTTCGCCGCGCTGGAACCGCCGCCCCCCGAGATGCAGGAACTCCTCCTCGCCGTTTCCCGCAGCCGCTCGGCACAGGACGAGTTCGCCCGGGTGACGGCCGGTGTGACACGCCCTGAGGAGTTCTTCGCGCGCATGCAGGAACGCATGGAACATCAGACGCCCAACGCCGCCTGA
- a CDS encoding peptidylprolyl isomerase → MKRALISAFAAVALVVSGGSVATASDGAPPRTTHGPCQYTQTPDEPPARRVPLPPDPRRTPSRGTVDMAVPTSQGPLPLHLDRAKAPCTVQSFLHLARHGFYDRTVCHRLTAYPTLKVLQCGDPTGTGEGGPGYKYKDELPVDLPPAPTDPTGARRLYGRGLLAMANAGPHTNGSQFFVVYGDSALRPNYTVFGTVGADGLKTLDKVAAGGVEPTAENPAPVDGTPVLRTELLRVRPSCRH, encoded by the coding sequence ATGAAACGAGCACTGATCAGCGCATTCGCGGCCGTGGCGTTAGTCGTGTCCGGGGGGAGCGTCGCCACCGCTTCCGACGGCGCTCCGCCGCGCACCACGCACGGCCCTTGCCAGTACACCCAGACCCCGGACGAGCCGCCGGCGCGCCGTGTTCCGCTGCCGCCCGACCCGCGGCGCACCCCCAGCCGTGGAACGGTCGACATGGCCGTTCCGACCAGCCAGGGTCCGCTCCCGCTGCACTTGGACCGGGCCAAGGCGCCGTGCACGGTCCAGAGTTTCCTGCACCTGGCCCGGCACGGGTTCTACGACCGTACGGTGTGCCACCGTCTGACGGCGTATCCGACGCTGAAGGTCCTGCAGTGCGGCGACCCGACCGGTACCGGTGAGGGCGGCCCCGGGTACAAGTACAAGGACGAGCTGCCGGTGGACCTGCCGCCGGCACCGACCGACCCGACCGGCGCGCGCCGCCTCTATGGGCGCGGCCTGCTGGCGATGGCCAACGCCGGTCCGCACACGAACGGTTCACAGTTCTTCGTCGTATACGGCGACTCTGCGCTGCGACCGAACTACACGGTGTTCGGCACGGTCGGCGCCGACGGCCTGAAGACACTCGACAAGGTCGCCGCCGGGGGAGTCGAGCCGACCGCGGAGAACCCCGCACCGGTCGATGGCACACCCGTGCTCCGGACGGAGCTGCTCCGCGTCCGGCCGTCCTGCAGGCATTGA
- a CDS encoding ClC family H(+)/Cl(-) exchange transporter encodes MPGTRPGRDDYRAYLVAVPAGCLVGLLGGAFRWCLEHADRLRGSLLETADGLDGPGWLVPVALAAAGAALACAIARQVPYAAGSGIQHVEAVWQEQAHTVSRPLRLLAAKFTGGLIAIGSGLVLGREGPIVHMGASIAVESGRRTRLGPDDARLLHAALSGAGLAAAFSAPLGGLLFVCEELTRTVRPRLVLLTVIGTAAAVACSRLVVGDAPIFPVPGARFPPVSTLPLFLLFGVAAGMLGAAYSGLVVGMLAVSDRLTRVPAVVRAGAIGSVVGLLMASDPLLAGGGDPLSQRLLAGDSPAVAALAGYLVVRFVAGPLSYAAGTPGGLFAPLLALGALWGALVHTATAPLLPAHAVGPGAFAVAGTAALFAAVVRAPVTGVVLVVELTGATPLIVPALIACFAATLTADRLESAPIYDSLRRRMLERP; translated from the coding sequence ATGCCCGGTACCCGGCCCGGACGCGACGATTACCGCGCCTACCTCGTCGCAGTGCCGGCCGGCTGCCTCGTGGGGCTGCTCGGCGGGGCGTTCCGGTGGTGCCTGGAACACGCGGACCGGCTGCGCGGCTCCCTGCTGGAGACCGCCGACGGACTCGACGGCCCCGGGTGGCTGGTCCCGGTCGCGCTCGCGGCCGCCGGCGCGGCGCTGGCGTGCGCGATCGCCCGGCAGGTTCCGTACGCGGCGGGCAGCGGGATCCAGCACGTGGAGGCGGTGTGGCAGGAGCAGGCCCACACCGTGTCCCGTCCGCTGCGGCTGCTCGCGGCGAAGTTCACCGGCGGCCTCATCGCCATCGGCTCGGGACTGGTCCTCGGGCGGGAGGGCCCCATCGTGCACATGGGGGCTTCGATCGCCGTCGAGTCGGGACGCCGCACCCGGCTGGGCCCCGACGACGCCCGACTGCTGCACGCCGCGCTGAGCGGCGCCGGCCTGGCCGCGGCGTTCTCCGCCCCGCTCGGCGGGCTGCTGTTCGTCTGCGAGGAACTGACCCGCACGGTGCGGCCCCGGCTGGTGCTGCTCACCGTCATCGGCACGGCCGCGGCAGTCGCGTGCTCCCGCCTCGTCGTGGGCGACGCGCCGATCTTCCCGGTCCCCGGCGCACGGTTCCCGCCGGTGTCGACGCTGCCCCTGTTCCTGCTGTTCGGCGTGGCGGCCGGGATGCTGGGCGCGGCCTACAGCGGCCTCGTCGTGGGCATGCTCGCCGTTTCCGACCGGCTCACCCGGGTACCGGCCGTGGTCCGGGCCGGCGCCATCGGCTCCGTCGTCGGTCTGCTGATGGCCTCGGACCCGCTGCTGGCCGGGGGTGGCGACCCGCTGAGCCAACGACTGCTGGCGGGCGACAGCCCCGCAGTGGCAGCGCTGGCCGGCTACCTCGTCGTACGGTTCGTGGCCGGGCCGCTCAGCTACGCGGCCGGGACGCCCGGCGGGCTGTTCGCCCCGCTCCTGGCGCTGGGAGCGCTGTGGGGAGCTCTCGTACACACGGCTACGGCGCCGCTGCTGCCGGCACACGCGGTCGGCCCCGGCGCGTTCGCGGTCGCGGGCACGGCAGCCCTGTTCGCCGCGGTCGTACGGGCTCCGGTCACCGGCGTCGTCCTGGTCGTGGAGTTGACCGGCGCCACCCCCCTCATCGTCCCGGCGCTGATCGCCTGCTTCGCCGCGACACTGACCGCCGACCGGCTGGAGAGCGCGCCCATCTACGACAGTCTGCGGCGCCGGATGCTGGAACGCCCCTGA
- a CDS encoding S8 family peptidase, translating into MRTFRVRGAGAGGLAAVAAIALAAGLTTPVAAAPTPGRSDTRQGHLPAGRGITQLTLITGDRVTVDTQGSPVGFAPAEGREQIPVAVRRDGGRTRLVPLDAQRLIDSGRLDARLFDLTELTRPAYRKARGDRLQLIVRYEGAAPAARSALRSAGGLRVERTYGLLGAEAVTATPAGAAGLWEALTDPQTGTARRATTPGVSAVWLDGIRTASLDKSTKQIGADKAWAAGYDGKGVKIAVLDTGIDAGHPDLAGQVVAAKDFSRSGSTTDRFGHGTHVASIAAGTGAKSGGKFKGVAPGAKLLNGKVLGDSGGGDDSAILAGIEWAVAQGAQVVNLSFGAEDYPGIDPIEAAIDKLSAGKGVLFAVAAGNSGRAGAGTIDSPGSADAALTVGAVNGADVLADFSGTGPRTGDGAIKPDVTAPGVDITAASAAGSVLERRFGQKPPGHLTLSGTSMAAPHAAGAAALLKQKHPKWTGAQLKGVLVGSAKPGPYHAFQQGGGRIAVDRALGQSVTAEPLSLAFAGGQWPHGDDAPETRKVTYRNLGTAPVTLKLSAGATGPDGKPAPAGFLAFAKPTLTVPAGGSASVNLTLNTRLGGSVNGRYAGQAVATAGAQSVRTAVIAEREVESYTLTLRHTGRDGRHPTAYISTLVGVTGPATGKGFENHENSGSETVRLPKGRYILDSRIYVDPAQAGSGIDWISRPRLDITGNTTVAVDARTAKPVDITVPSRTAAQQFVTPNYELRIGTTTYGFGWWLPSYARLRTSGQGPEPAAGSTLVQRWDTHWLDGDDEYHAALGGRVRSLGTGYTRHLKAADLATVLVEQGTSAGGKYGSVETVGRIMGSAGVNPAPPWRSVPTAVKTYLSAVDGATWKLTTTQFGSTAGGGWREENSYTGERAYAGGRTHTERLGTAVVGPRLDTAAGLGLYRQGNRIWGTLPLLADGAGHNGTDFLAQGRTVLHRNGAVVGTRAAELRDSTPFTVPAGTASYKLVASSIQPSAVTRTSSKVTATWMFRSATTPAGAPAKLPASIVRFTPDIRMEGTTNAGHPLRIPVTVQGPAAGRGLKSLTVSYSYDDGRTWKAVPVRDGSVTVQNPPAGGHVSLRGTAVDTAGNTSEVTVLRAYLTD; encoded by the coding sequence GTGCGTACATTTCGTGTTCGAGGGGCGGGGGCCGGTGGCCTTGCGGCCGTCGCCGCCATCGCGCTCGCGGCGGGTCTGACGACACCCGTCGCGGCCGCACCCACGCCCGGCCGCTCCGACACCCGCCAGGGCCACCTGCCCGCCGGTCGGGGAATCACCCAGCTGACCCTGATCACCGGGGACCGCGTCACCGTCGATACCCAGGGCAGCCCCGTCGGCTTCGCCCCGGCCGAGGGCCGCGAGCAGATACCCGTTGCGGTCCGCCGCGACGGAGGCCGCACCCGACTCGTCCCGCTCGACGCCCAGCGCCTGATCGACTCCGGCCGCCTCGACGCCCGGCTCTTCGACCTCACCGAGCTCACCCGCCCCGCGTACCGCAAGGCCCGCGGCGACCGGCTGCAGTTGATCGTCCGCTACGAGGGCGCCGCCCCGGCCGCCAGGTCCGCCCTGCGCTCCGCCGGCGGGCTGCGCGTCGAGCGCACGTACGGGCTGCTCGGCGCGGAGGCCGTCACCGCGACCCCGGCCGGGGCGGCCGGGCTCTGGGAGGCGCTCACCGACCCGCAGACGGGCACCGCGCGCCGGGCCACCACCCCCGGCGTATCCGCCGTCTGGCTCGACGGCATCCGTACCGCGAGCCTGGACAAGAGCACGAAGCAGATCGGCGCCGACAAGGCCTGGGCCGCGGGTTACGACGGCAAGGGCGTGAAGATCGCCGTCCTCGACACCGGCATCGACGCGGGCCACCCCGACCTCGCAGGACAGGTCGTGGCCGCAAAGGACTTCTCCCGTTCCGGCAGCACCACGGACCGCTTCGGACACGGGACCCACGTCGCCTCCATCGCCGCCGGTACGGGCGCCAAGTCGGGCGGGAAGTTCAAGGGCGTCGCTCCGGGCGCCAAGCTCCTCAACGGCAAGGTGCTCGGCGACAGCGGTGGCGGCGACGACTCCGCCATCCTGGCCGGCATCGAATGGGCGGTCGCTCAGGGCGCCCAGGTCGTCAATCTCAGCTTCGGTGCCGAGGACTATCCCGGCATCGACCCGATCGAAGCCGCGATCGACAAGCTGTCCGCCGGCAAGGGCGTGCTCTTCGCCGTCGCCGCCGGCAACAGCGGCCGCGCCGGGGCCGGCACCATCGACTCCCCGGGCAGCGCCGACGCCGCCCTCACCGTGGGAGCCGTCAACGGCGCCGACGTCCTCGCCGACTTCTCCGGCACCGGGCCCCGCACCGGCGACGGCGCCATCAAGCCCGACGTCACCGCCCCCGGCGTGGACATCACCGCGGCCTCGGCCGCCGGCAGCGTCCTGGAGCGGCGCTTCGGCCAGAAGCCGCCCGGCCACCTCACCCTCTCCGGCACGTCCATGGCCGCCCCGCACGCGGCCGGCGCCGCCGCCCTCCTCAAGCAGAAGCACCCGAAGTGGACCGGCGCCCAGCTCAAGGGCGTCCTCGTCGGCTCCGCCAAGCCCGGCCCGTACCACGCCTTCCAGCAGGGCGGCGGCCGGATCGCGGTCGACCGGGCGCTCGGGCAGTCGGTGACCGCCGAACCGCTCTCGCTGGCCTTCGCCGGCGGGCAGTGGCCGCACGGGGACGACGCCCCCGAGACCCGCAAGGTCACCTACCGCAACCTGGGCACCGCCCCGGTCACCCTCAAGCTGTCCGCCGGCGCCACCGGCCCCGACGGCAAGCCCGCGCCGGCCGGCTTCCTCGCCTTCGCCAAGCCCACCCTCACCGTCCCCGCCGGCGGCTCCGCCTCCGTCAACCTCACCCTGAACACCCGGCTCGGCGGCTCCGTCAACGGCCGGTACGCCGGGCAGGCGGTCGCGACCGCGGGTGCCCAGAGCGTCCGCACGGCGGTCATCGCCGAACGCGAGGTCGAGTCGTACACGCTGACGCTCCGCCACACCGGCCGCGACGGCCGGCACCCCACCGCCTACATCAGCACGCTCGTCGGCGTGACCGGCCCGGCCACCGGCAAGGGCTTCGAGAACCACGAGAACTCCGGCTCCGAGACGGTCCGCCTGCCCAAGGGCCGCTACATCCTCGACTCCCGCATCTACGTCGACCCGGCGCAGGCCGGGTCGGGCATCGACTGGATCTCCCGGCCCCGACTCGACATCACCGGCAACACCACGGTCGCCGTCGACGCGCGCACCGCGAAGCCGGTGGACATCACGGTGCCCTCGCGCACCGCCGCCCAGCAATTCGTCACCCCCAACTACGAACTGCGGATCGGCACCACCACCTACGGATTCGGCTGGTGGCTGCCCTCGTACGCCCGGCTGCGGACCAGCGGCCAGGGCCCGGAGCCGGCCGCCGGCAGCACCCTGGTGCAGCGCTGGGACACGCACTGGCTGGACGGCGACGACGAGTACCACGCCGCGCTCGGCGGGCGGGTGCGCAGCCTGGGCACCGGCTACACCCGGCACCTGAAGGCCGCCGACCTGGCCACGGTCCTGGTCGAGCAGGGCACCTCGGCAGGCGGCAAGTACGGCTCCGTGGAGACCGTCGGCCGGATCATGGGCAGCGCCGGAGTGAACCCCGCTCCGCCCTGGCGGAGCGTGCCGACCGCGGTGAAGACGTACCTGTCCGCGGTCGACGGCGCCACGTGGAAGCTGACCACGACCCAGTTCGGCAGCACCGCGGGCGGCGGCTGGCGCGAGGAGAACTCGTACACCGGCGAGCGTGCCTACGCGGGCGGCCGTACGCACACGGAGCGGCTCGGCACGGCCGTCGTCGGCCCGCGGCTGGACACCGCGGCGGGGCTCGGTCTCTACCGCCAGGGCAACCGGATCTGGGGCACGCTGCCGCTGCTCGCCGACGGCGCCGGACACAACGGCACGGACTTCCTCGCCCAGGGCAGGACCGTGCTCCACCGCAACGGGGCCGTCGTCGGCACCCGGGCCGCCGAACTCCGTGACTCCACGCCCTTCACCGTCCCGGCCGGCACGGCCTCGTACAAGCTGGTGGCCTCGTCCATCCAGCCCTCGGCCGTCACCCGCACCTCGTCCAAGGTGACCGCGACCTGGATGTTCCGTTCCGCCACCACCCCGGCCGGCGCCCCGGCGAAACTCCCGGCCTCGATCGTCCGGTTCACCCCGGACATCCGCATGGAGGGCACCACCAACGCGGGCCACCCGCTCCGTATCCCGGTCACCGTCCAGGGTCCCGCGGCCGGCCGCGGGCTGAAGTCCCTGACGGTGTCCTACTCCTACGACGACGGCCGCACCTGGAAGGCCGTGCCGGTCCGGGACGGCTCCGTCACCGTCCAGAACCCGCCGGCGGGCGGCCACGTGTCGCTGCGCGGCACCGCGGTCGACACCGCCGGCAACACGTCCGAGGTGACCGTCCTGCGCGCATACCTCACCGACTGA